The following proteins are encoded in a genomic region of Phalacrocorax carbo chromosome 2, bPhaCar2.1, whole genome shotgun sequence:
- the HEY1 gene encoding hairy/enhancer-of-split related with YRPW motif protein 1, with amino-acid sequence MGETGTGRGAGRALGALLPRAARRLPDGRPRPPPGPAMKRSHPEYSSSDSEELDEAVEVEKESADENGNLSSAAGSMSPSTTSQILARKRRRGIIEKRRRDRINNSLSELRRLVPSAFEKQGSAKLEKAEILQMTVDHLKMLHTAGGKGYFDAHALAMDYRSLGFRECLAEVARYLSIIEGLDASDPLRVRLVSHLNNYASQREAASSAHTGIGHIPWGNAFGHHPHIPHPLLLAQNGHGNTSTTASSTEPHHQTRIAAPHAETSSLRVPPNGSIGPVLPVVTSTTKLSPPLLSSMASLSAFPFSFGSFHLLSPNVLSPSAPTQSATLGKPYRPWGTEIGAF; translated from the exons ATGGGGGAGACGGGTACGGGGCGAGGCGCGGGGCGCGCGCTGGGCGCTCTCCtcccgcgcgccgcccgccgcctgCCCGACGgccgcccgcgccccccccccggccccgccatgAAGCGATCGCACCCCGAGTACAGCTCGTCGGACAGCGAGGAGCTGGACGAGGCCGTCGAGGTGGAGAAGGAGAGCGCGGACGAGAATGG GAACCTCAGCTCGGCCGCGGGCTCCATGTCCCCCTCCACCACGTCGCAGATCCTGGCCAGGAAGAGGCGCCGAGGG ATCATCGAGAAGCGCCGCCGCGACCGCATCAACAACAGCCTGTCCGAGCTGAGGAGGCTGGTGCCCAGCGCCTTTGAGAAGCAG GGATCAGCCAagctggaaaaagcagagattCTGCAGATGACTGTCGATCATCTGAAAATGCTGCATACAGCAGGAGGGAAAG GTTATTTTGATGCTCATGCTTTGGCTATGGACTACCGGAGTCTAGGGTTTCGAGAGTGCCTGGCTGAAGTTGCTCGATACCTTAGTATTATAGAGGGTCTGGACGCCTCCGATCCTCTGCGAGTTCGACTCGTGTCTCATCTCAACAACTACGCCTCTCAACGGGAAGCAGCGAGTAGTGCACACACTGGCATTGGACACATTCCCTGGGGCAATGCCTTTGGACATCACCCTCACATACCTCACCCGTTGCTGCTGGCTCAAAATGGGCACGGTAATACCAGTACTACAGCATCTTCCACAGAACCGCATCACCAGACCAGAATTGCCGCCCCACATGCTGAAACTTCCTCACTCAGAGTGCCCCCAAATGGCAGCATTGGACCAGTGCTCCCCGTGGTCACATCTACTACCAAActgtctcctcctcttctctcctccatgGCATCTCTGTCTGCGTTCCCCTTTTCGTTTGGCTCCTTCCATCTGCTGTCCCCCAACGTGCTGAGCCCGTCTGCACCAACGCAGTCAGCAACCCTTGGCAAACCGTACAGACCCTGGGGGACTGAGATCGGAGCCTTCTAA